ttgtgtgattgccttttttttagggatgaccattcctcttcaactcaatttcctactgagctattcagtAGCTATAGCCTCAGAACTTCAAgtgtctcttcattcctcagtGCTTCCAAACACCATTtcattgcacattgattcttcatgactattCTCTTCCACTTCAGCCTTCTCTTAATTACCAAACTGTGATCTGCTCCTAGGTATGCCTTACACTCTAATATCTCATTTCAGAatctctacctcctcctcctcctcctcctcctcctccccccccccccctcctgcaactgcattccagctTCCCATGACTACTATAATTTCATCTCACTGCATACTGAATTATTCTTTCAATATCCTCTTACTTTCTAGATCTTTTCATATTTTGCTTGCAATGTCAGCACGTATACCGGAACTAATGTAGTTGGCATTAATTTCCTAGCAATAAACGTaagaacaatcttatcactgaattgttcaccgtaactcattctctgccctaaattcctattcataacaaatctatTCCCATTATactattttccgctgctgttgatattaccctatgcttgctgaccagaaatctttgtctttttctttttcctttttacttcactgaccctcCAGTGTTGAAAATTAGCATTAATTAGCATtaacattttcagattttctagcttccttatgaagttcaaacttctgacatctcATGACGAAACTATCAGAACATTATTCTTTCGCCGGTTAtgctatctttttctcatggtcaatttccacctggcagtcccctcctggaggtcTGAATGGAGGGCTAGTctagaatcttttgccagtggagagagaAACATCACAGTTTTCAACGAAAGGCCACATGTTCTGCAgatacacattatatgtctttaatgcagtagttcccattgccttctgcatccccatatCTTTGATCATTGCTGTGTCTTCTTCTGGCTTCCTGTCCCAAGATCAGGAGACTGCCATGAACCCCTGTCTGCTCCTCCACTCTCTCTGATAAGGCCAGTGGCAGatcaagggtgacttcttatggcaGAAGTCTTCATTCACCACtggtgatgatttttattcaaaatttaagcattcACAAGGTCCAAACCTGGAACCCAAGGCAttctgattactagtcaaagacgctacccctagaccaaccAATTTAACCATTCACTTTAAGTAACTTCACAGTTTGCAAGAATAGTACATGAACTGTAAAAAATCTGAAGTGGTGTCCACTATGTAACTTACGGATATTTTTTTCCCCCCAACAATGCAAAAAACAGGTATATTCTGTGCCAATCTTCAAGCACTGCACTTAAAATATCCCTGATGTCAACATTTAACTAGAAGATTTGTACTTCCCACTATTTACATTTGCATATCATCAACCTTAAAACATGTAACAAAGTCTATACTGGTAATTTGAAATTTGAGGGGTACAGGACAGGTTTAACAAGGTGAGAATGGAACTTTCATTATTTATTCACAgtctatttcacatttatttatcaaccCTTACAAATCATAATGACTTCAATGCCACACTACTAAAATGATCAGTCTGCACACTTTATGAGCACGAACCTATTATTTCCACTACACTGGCACAGCTCACACCCGGCCAAAAATACCCGTTAGTATATGTACTTCCAGCGGCTGTTAGTTGCTGCTTCCAACTTATCACAGTGTAACAGCTATggtgagaagttgcagaaatctgATTTTCACATTTGTGGGGTGTAGAGGGATACAAGTAGTTAATTTGTGAAGTGTTATTCAAAACTGATAAGTTGCAACTAAAAGTCACAGTTACCATAaaatagcattcacagaaatcactgatgtcAGAAACTCACGTTTAGCCTGCCCCTACTGCATACTGACCTAGGGCTGTGCAAACAATGCTCACATTTGAACGAGTTCGAGCTTTCCCAATCACCATAGAGCTAGATACAGTACCAAGTACTGCTCAAACAATCTATGGCATTTTACTGACACAGCACAAGGGCAAGTGATTCCAGGAAATTAAAAAGTGATACCTGAAAAAGCTGTAGCTCTATTTGAAATGTGCCAGTTTTGTGAAACAGAGTTGGAAATGATGATAAATCTTACCACTGTACAAACTCCTGTTTCTGAATATATTTACTGTACGAACTCTGATACAGCATTTATGGATGCCATATACAAACAATTAAGGAGATTTTGTATGTAAAGATAACAAAGGTCCTTCTAAAATATCTCACTCTACACTGTATGTATTACAATGTTATATttagttatttacttatttatttattaatgtctGTGTTTACCTGTGATATGCCCTAGATAAGATACTCTAGTACATGTTTAATGGTAATTTATTATGATTAAAATCCATAATATATTGATAACTTAAGACATTTTGAAGACAGTACCAACAGAAGTCACGGTTACTAAATCTTGCAGTGATCCAGAGTTCAACTGAAACCAGAGATTTCTCGAGCTGTGACATCAAATGTTTGAAagatggaaggaagattagggttcgaTGTCCCATCAACACCGAAGCCATTAGAGATAGAGTACAAGCTCTTACTGTTTTTAAAGAATtaggaatgaaatcggccgtgccctttcaaaggaatcattccggcatttgcctggagcaatttagggatatcatggaaaacctaaatctggatttgaATCACTGCCCTTCCAAATGTGAGCCAGTATGCCACCTCACTCAGTCAACTGCTTGTACAGTTCCAATTATGCTCAAGCACAGCTCTAGTACTGACCAGTACCTGAGAAACAGAAGAGCCCACGTCATGTATCATCATATGCTCATGCCTCTAGTACATAGTGGATTGGAtttggggtggggggtgagggggtgCCCGCTACCAGTTCTGCTTGTCTGTTACAGCTGGGATGTGTGATGCAAGATGTCCAAGCTGTTCTGGGATGAGGCTCTTTTGTCTACAATCACACTCAATGCTATTTAGCTTCACTTACAAAACGTTAACTGCACTCATCCAAGGGGAATAatacaatattttctgaaactgcaattaTGGGCAATCTTGGGAAAAactaatgaaaatgttttaaaacCTATTACCACCTACCACCCACCACGAAAGCTGGAACAACCAGTAGTGGGCAGCAGGGACCAGGTTGACAACTGCTGTCCTGCAGAATAATTTTCAAGACAATTTCACTAAACAGATgcaaagtgttcattgcacagaaacaTGCTGTAAGGTTATCTTTGTCGATCCTTGGCCTCTGGGTAAGTAACTGTTTAAAATATTAGGTGAAGGAACAGgtataatttgaaaataatggtaaaATTTATAAATATAATGCTATGAACAAAAGTAGGTCTCTACCATCCTGCAGTTAACTTTACTCTTGCATAGAAGTGCGTGAAATGTGCCATCatcataaaaatatttgaccacATCTCTCATGAATTTAAGGTTTTGGCAAATAATGATAGTTTTAAATATAGATCCAAATCATTTCTGGCTTGACAACTCATTCTATTTTATAGATGAATTTCTGAGCCGATGGTATGCATATGCTTGGGTAACATTTATCACATTATGTTACATATtatgataaaagaaaattctgttatgAAAGCATGCAGCCATGTTTTCAGAGATAATATGGTTTATTTGGGAACTTACAGacactttcatcatcatcatggcgAGTTGTCATGAATGTGACCCACAGAAAATGCAAACAACTGATTGAGAACTCTCACGATTGTTGACTTTGATCCTCCAGGTGCATAGTGTTCATTGTATCGCATACCAGAATTGTATGTATTTTAATAAAACAGATAATCTCTCTTTCTCCTCCCTTCCCCTTCTCAAAGATACAAATTAATAATAGTAGGTAAATAGTGGGTTTATAGAATAAAATTCTCTTAAGTGAATGTTCAGCAGCGTTTTTAAATACTGACAAATTAATCCCTGAATTTGATTCATTTATTTCCATGGCACTGACAATATTACTCTCATATTAAAGCACTAGATTACATATTACATCAAGTATAAAAACTAACTATCACACTCTAGCTCGTTTTCCTAGCTAATGCTGAAAATCCAAATTTTACAGTAACATTTGTCAAACTTATCACAGTCCATATCACATACTGATCTGTTTAACACTCATCACATAAGAATAAAATTCTATGAAAAAATACACTTTTATACATGGTAAAGCCATACAACATAGAATTTCTATATTATTTAAAAGATAGATGAACACAACCGAATTcctgtgttgtgccttttgtaaaaatgcTGAGTCCATTATTTTTCTGAAGGAAAGTAGACATTTTATTCTCAAAATATAAATGCCCATGTGTGATACAGATAGATAAAAACATAATTTAGTAACTGTTTTaagtaatacacagaaaaatgaaaacattaccatttgattttaaaaataaaacaatactaCTGAAGATAGCTAGGACCAGTTACTTCTGCACCTATCTGAGTTCTCAGAAAATTTGTTACCAACTGCAGTACAGTTATGGACAGAGTTCTATCAGCGAGAATCAATGACGCAAGCATAGCTGCATCTTCTGCTCTAATGTCATTAATAACAGCCTGAATAGATCTAACCAATTCTTCCTTCTGACGAACCGTAAGATCTTccatcaatatttttgggacaggctTGAACTTGTTCTTACTCATACAATATGCTGTGATTCCACCAAATGTGCCACCTGGAAACAAAAATACACAGTTGATTTCCTTCCTTTTCTACCAAGAAAGCACTTTAAATGCTAACAATGTACTATCAAGATCACAGAATCTATTACACCAAGCTGAAAGCAACAGAAAGCAATTCTGCCCTTTCATATATTCACACAGCAGGGCAGGTAAACTGTGCTAAACATATAACAAattttctgtcacagagaatttaGAAAAATCAACTGAAGAGTTCCAGTTAAATCATGAACTAATTTATAAATCAATTCACCAACAACAAAAAACGAGAACAGTAACTATGCAAATATTTTCTGACATCATACAACAATTCCAAAGAGCACATTATTGTTGCATAATAAAgcataagttttgtttataacaatgAGAAAAATACTGCAACGAGCCATAATTTCATCAAATGTACAATTTTATTATTTGTAGTAATGTTCCAGTCGAAGCCCATCATTACCCAGCAGCTACATTTTTGTGCTATCCTGTGTGTTTCTGTTGCATTATGAAACAAACTAACTTAAAAGAATGTCTTACCGAATATAATGCAGCAAATATATTGCTTTTTAAGCATCTGAATGCAGACTGGGGACAATATGGCAGATACATACAATAATCTATTTGGTTGTTGCCGTTGATGTATCACAGACTGACTGGCTGCACCTAAGGCCAATCTTTGTCTTAGGTACAGCAGACCAGTACACACTCATGAACCAAACACAGTCTCAGTTTAGTACAGGCACAGAGTGgcgcgtgcgagagagagagagagagagagagagagagagagagagagagagagagagagagagagaggggggggggcggggggcagtaTTCTACAGCTCTGAAAATGATTCATCTGAAAGCTAGCGAGCTGCTTAGTCTTGTTGAATGCATGCTACATCAGTGGTGGGAAAACTACCCAAGTGCTAtcatggatttttttcttttttaaattctggaATTGGATGCCACTCTTGTCACTATGAGCTTTAGTTACTGCATCAGATAAGAGATGTGCTTGCCACTGTCTGTGAATCAAACTTTGTTAAGTGTGCTTTTATATTTTTAACGTCTACGTACtgtggttttggttttgttttgctttagtgcgcaaaaaacaactggggtcatatgagCCCAAGTCAAAACCATAGAACATGGAGACagaaaggagttaaaaacgactatatgtcagtcccaattgacataatagaaaacagttaaaaatgtgcacgtggaaaaagggctaaaaaagacaccgtacagaaacagagctccaaaactaaaaattaaaaggcCCTCGCCATACTGCTTTggcgaataaaaagtaaaacatggtcgaCAGGCTGcgcatcatttgctaaaacggccaataactcagacggcaaacacaagcGGGAACGTGAACGGTTAAAAAATGGGTATCCATCAGAAAGTGGTAGACAGTTAAAACTTctgtgcaatgtgtacaaagtggtgggataGTGCCACTtgaaaatgacaatggctaaaaaggcagtgtccaatacgcagcctagttaaaataacctcctcctGGTGGGTGGGCCGAGAGGActtcgtccaagccactgggagagatttaataagctggagcttattcctgtgaagggatgaccattggcaatgccaaagtgacaccaccaccTCACAGATGGCAGTACAGAGTTCATCTAATGGAATATAGGTACTTGCGGGCTGAGGggcaaggactgcagccttggcagcagtgccagcagcctcgtttcctggcagaccaggaacccacagaaacatcacactggtgTCACCAAGAGCGAGCAAGTGACAGTTTGACTGGACTCGCTGCACTatgggatgggcagtgtacagtgcacacagactctgaagggcactgagtgaatctgagcagaggacacaattgaaaaggctgtgtcgccagatgtactccgtggcctgataaagggtgaagagctcggctgtaaatactgagcagggTGCTGGAAGCCAATATCAAAAAACACAGATGCCAACGATGAAGGCATACCCGACCCCATGATCAGTCCGAGAGCCattagtgtatacaaaggtactatcatgaagctccatgcgaaggttgtgaaactgaaggcaatagaccgaggctggagtagcgtccttaggaagcgaatgaaggccaatgtTAATAAGTGCCACTTCACTAGGCCcaatgggaaagttgcaggtagtgtgaagtgcCAAAAGCGGACTCCAAGAGGTAATAcagaagagggacgcaccccatactgacgatcaaaggaatcatcaaagaaggaggtataggaggggtggccatgcatggcagataAACGGCATGCATACTTGCCGCCACGGCAgtgggacagtggtagttcagcatagacactcaaccgggctagtgtagaAGGCACctatggccaaacggatgccacaatggtggctAGTGTTGAGACGGTTTAAGAGGAATGGGCATGCAATCACATAAACGAAGCACCCAAGTTGAGTTTCGAACAAACAAGGGATCAGtataaatggaggagggtggttccaTTGGCACCccagaagtaccattgaggacacgtaggacacagAGGAACTGCGTACAGCAGGATGCCAGGTAAGGCACATGTGAGGATTGACTGGTTGGTTGGactggagaagggaccaaactacgcggtcatcagttcCTCTGACCTGGGAATAACTAAAACTGATACAACCTCACACTATTCGAGGGAACTACAATGGCCATAAAAATTATCAACTATtgacagagaaggaaggaagaaggtggAAGAAGAGAGGAGGGTTAGTTGGTTGATTGGGGTTTAAGGGACGAAAcagcaaggttatcagtcccttgtttcaaatatggtccagacagtttgacatctcagaaaagtcagaatgataaaagggaaaaggctaaaaaatgtaaaagtgcagttgtgttctcaatggtaaaaacaaaatgagggaagtcagcaagagagcaaccccaaggctatgctagaggcaggatttaCGCCACCTCTCAAGCAGTcaaggcaagaccacctgctatttaatAGCAttcaactgctagaatgtagaagtgcgaatgggaaaaggagactaaccaattccaaaaagtgataaaaacagagtaaaagggaaagaaaagaggatcttaGCCAGAGAggtgagtcgggaatctccaaacacagcttacagtgggagacacctcaaccctcaccgccctgccccaacaccagagtgagattaaaaaccttaaaactgaaaataaaaaccacttttac
This sequence is a window from Schistocerca serialis cubense isolate TAMUIC-IGC-003099 chromosome 7, iqSchSeri2.2, whole genome shotgun sequence. Protein-coding genes within it:
- the LOC126412729 gene encoding protein C19orf12 homolog — encoded protein: MPLNTGEIMNALAIVSEHEHMNVAVKESAKGGIITGVSTVCGGLLLGPLGLALGGTFGGITAYCMSKNKFKPVPKILMEDLTVRQKEELVRSIQAVINDIRAEDAAMLASLILADRTLSITVLQLVTNFLRTQIGAEVTGPSYLQ